The DNA sequence ACGCTTAGATTGCCGGGGGAAGCCGCCAGCACGGCCTGCTCGCCTGCCAGCTTTGCGCGCGCGTAGACACTGATTGGATTTGTCGCATCGGTCTCAGAGTAGTTGCCGCGGGCGCCGTCGAAAACCGAATCGGTGGAGACATAGAGAACGCGCGAGCCGGCCCGCGCGGCCGCCTGGGCGATGTTGCGCGTGGCGTCGGCGTTCACCGCCCAGGCTTCATCGGGATGGTCTTCGCAGAAGTCGGGGCTGGCGTGGGCTGCGGCGTGGATGATCCAGCCGGCGCGGGTCGTTTCGATCAGCGCGGCGATGGCCGCGTGATCTTTCAGGTCGGCGGTAACAATTCTGGCGCCGGGCGTGTGCGCCGGCGGCGAATGATACAGCGCGGTGACGGCGTGCCCGTGCGCGACCGCGGCCTCGACGGCCGCTTTGCCGAGGAGTCCGCCGGCGCCGGTGATGAGGAGTGTGCTCATGCGGATTGTGAAGTCATGCTGAGCGGGGGTGAACGCGCCGCTCGCGCGGTCACCGGAGCATCCCTGCTTCATGCGAGAGCGTTGGGTCGGGTAGGGATCCTTCGACTCGTCCTCGCTGTCGCTCGGCCTTCGCTCAGGATGACAGTTAGAGCATACCAACCTCCCCCGCCTTACCTGCTCCCGCCGCTCCCGCCTTGCCTGCTCCCGCCTTGCCTGCTCTCCCGCCTTGCCTGCTCCGCCTTGCCTGCTCCCGCCGCCCCCGCGTATGTTTTCCCTTCGCGGAAAAGCGTTTCAC is a window from the Terriglobales bacterium genome containing:
- a CDS encoding SDR family oxidoreductase, which encodes MSTLLITGAGGLLGKAAVEAAVAHGHAVTALYHSPPAHTPGARIVTADLKDHAAIAALIETTRAGWIIHAAAHASPDFCEDHPDEAWAVNADATRNIAQAAARAGSRVLYVSTDSVFDGARGNYSETDATNPISVYARAKLAGEQAVLAASPGNLSVRTTLIGWGAKKPNLAELVFRRLGQGSAMTGYADVIFTPLPVWTLSEIMLCAIGRSLAGIWHVASADACSKYEFCRRLARQFGFDPGLVRPVSVDSAGLRAPRPKNASLNTAKITAALGRPMPAIDEGIAEFAARRP